One Triticum dicoccoides isolate Atlit2015 ecotype Zavitan chromosome 4B, WEW_v2.0, whole genome shotgun sequence genomic window carries:
- the LOC119290669 gene encoding guanylate kinase 2, chloroplastic/mitochondrial-like, whose translation MLLSRRFSSALARSAFLARCPLPPRPAPASRAPPRRLMSSSSSSSGWHHSSRLPPPPPPPPPSFSDKDQLFRGLEAALGTTFSSEPLAPPPEPMILVVSGPSGVGKDAVIKRLQEEREEIHFVVTATSRAIRPGEVDGKDYHFVTKEAFLTMIEREELLEYALVYGEYKGIPKQQIRDYMAKGHDIVLRVDIQGAATLREILGESAIFIFLVAESEEALVKRLIHRKTETTDMLLVRIATAREEVRRMKYFDYIVVNAEGKLEDAVKQVESIIDAEKAKVQKRNVRI comes from the exons ATGCTTCTCTCCAGGCGCTTCTCCTCCGCCCTCGCTCGCTCCGCCTTCCTTGCGAGATGCCCCCTTCCACCCCGGCCCGCTCCGGCCTCCCGCGCCCCGCCACGCCGCCtcatgtcctcctcctcctcctcctccgggtggCACCACTCTTCCCGtctcccgccgccgcctcctccgccgcccccgTCCTTCTCTGACAAG GATCAGCTGTTCCGGGGGTTGGAGGCGGCGCTGGGCACGACGTTTAGCTCCGAACCGCTGGCGCCACCGCCGGAGCCGATGATCCTCGTCGTCAGTGGCCCGAGCGGCGTCGGGAAGGATGCAGTCATCAAG AGGCTGCAAGAGGAGAGGGAAGAGATCCATTTTGTGGTTACCGCGACGAGCAGAGCAATTCGGCCGGGTGAAGTTGACGGGAAGGACTATCACTTTGTCACCAAGGAGGCGTTCCTCACCATGATTGAAAGGGAGGAATTGCTTGAGTACGCGCTTGTTTATGGGGAATATAAGGGGATTCCCAAGCAGCAG ATCCGCGATTACATGGCCAAAGGACATGACATTGTCTTGAGAGTGGACATTCAAGGAGCAGCAACTTTGAGAGAGATACTTGGCGAATCTGCAATTTTCATCTTCCTAGTTGCAGAGAGCGAGGAGGCACTTGTCAAAAGGCTCATTCACCGTAAAACTGAAACTACAGACATGCTTCTTGTCAGAATTGCAACAGCCAGAGAGGAGGTGAGACGGATGAAATATTTTGACTACATTGTTGTCAATGCTGAAGGGAAGCTTGAGGATGCTGTTAAACAGGTTGAGTCTATCATTGATGCTGAGAAGGCAAAAGTCCAAAAGCGCAATGTCCGGATCTAG